The segment GCGGCGTTCGGCCAAAAGGACCCGCATCCGCCCAAGGCTGATGGCAACAAACCAGCCCAGCATGGCAAATGCCATGAGGAGCAGCGGGGTCAGCATTGACGGGTCAATTGACGGGCCGCCGAAGCGAAAGACGCTGGCGCCCTGGTGCAGCGTGTTCCACCAGTCGACCGAAAACTTGATGATGGGCAGATTGATGACGCCGACCAGCAGCAGAACGGAGGCGGATTTGCTGCCCCTCTCGCTGCGCTCGAAACCGTCGGCGAGGGCGATGTAACCGATATAGAGGAAAAAGAGGATCAGCATCGAGGTCAGCCGCGCATCCCAGACCCACCATGTTCCCCACATGGGCCGCCCCCAGAAGGCGCCGGTGACAAGGCAGATCAGCGCAAAGCCCGCGCCGGGCAGGGCCATCGCCCGGGAGGCGATATCGGCAAGCGGATGCCTCCAGACAAGAAAGAAAAACGCCCCCAGGGCCATGGCGAGATAGCCCGCGAGTGCCATCCATGCCGCCGGAACATGGATATACATGATGCGGACGGTCTCCCCCTGCTGGTAATCGGCGGGCGAGTCAAAAAAGCCGTAATAAAGGCCGGCCAGGCCGCAGAGGATGAAAACGCCCCAGGCCAGCGGTTCAATGACCGAGGCGATCTTCAGGAATCGGGTTGGATTGGCGAGATAGTCGAACATGGCACAAGTAAGGGCTATCCCAAAATCTGAACAATGAAAAGGCGGTATTTTTACGCAGGGTGCGAGTATATCCAATAAGAATCGATTTGAAACATTAAAAAATACCTATATATTAGGATGCATATCATACGCCCTGATTCAAGGTCTTAAGGTTAAGGTCTTTGATTTGGGAATCAAACGGGGCGGGATACGGCATAAGCCAGCAAGACAAACGCCATGGATGTGATTGAACAGGCAAAGATCGAACGTGCTGCGGTGATCGCCCAAGCGCTTTCCCACGAAGCCAGGCTCCGTATTTGTGCCATGCTGCTCAATGGAGAGGCTTCCGTTACGTCGTTATGTGAAAGGCTTGGCTCGCCCCAGCACAGGGTCTCGCAGCATCTGGCCATTCTCCGGCGTGCCGATATTGTGACCACACGGCGTCAGTCGCGGCAGATTTTCTACTCGCTCACCGATGGTCTCGTGGCCGCGCTGGTAAAGACATTGCTTAACCGGCCCAATTCAGAACGGCATTCCCTGAAAGGTCTGCATTTTGAGGCGGGACGTTTTGCTGAAGCTGGCCGGTCGTGACCGTCATGAAGAAGCACCTCGACATCTTTTCCGGATCATGGCTGAAAATCATGATGGCGGTTGCGGCCCTGCTGTTCTGCAGTGCGGCTTCATCTGATGTGCCATCCTCCACGCGGATGATTATGGTGACATCCGCACATTGCCCCTGGTGCCATGCTTTTGAAGAAGAGGTGGGCCAGTTCTATGACAGAACCCCCGAATCGAAGGTCTACCCCATATTGCGCGTCGATATAACTGATCAGCTCCCCGCCGAATTTGCCGATCTTGATCCGTCATATTATACGCCGACATTCATTTTTGTGCGTGATGGTGAGGAGCAGGGGCGAATCGAAGGTTATCCCGGCCAGGAGTTATGGTGGTGGCGAATCGGAGAATTTCTGCCCGAATAAAAAGGGTTGCCCGGATTTATCCGGCATGGATTTTGGCTGCTCAAAGCTCCAGCCAAATGACCCGTCCTTTATAATACCGCCTTGAGATTACCAGTATATATGTACATTTTTCAGCCACATATTTTAAAGCCACATAATATTGACAAAAAATTTGATATGGGACAGGATAATTGAAACAAAATCCACATTGGGGGGATATATGCGCAAGTTTCTTACCCTTACAGCATTATGCTTTATTGCTGTGTCGGCTCATGCCGCAGGTAATAAGGTCATTGAAGAAGGCCTTGTTATCTATACGATCACTGACGATGTGTCGATCAATGACTCGTTAACAGGGTACGCCGGGGACCCTGCCAATGGCCGTAAAGTGGCCATTGACCGCAAGAAGGGCAATTGTCTGGCCTGCCATGTGATGCCGATTTCCGACCAGCCCTATCACGGTGAGACGGGGCCGTCCCTATTCGGTGTCGCCAACCGTTATTCCGAGGGCGAGTTGAGGATGCTGGTTGTCAATTCCAAGGTCGTCAACCCGGATACGATGATGCCGGCCTTCTATCGTGTGTCCGGTTTTACCAGAACCGGAAAGAAATTCGTGGGCAAGTCCATCATATCGGCAGAGGAAGTCGAGGATGTTGTTGCCTATCTGTTAACCCTAAATAAGGATGAATAGGAACTAGGACAATGAAACAGAGACTTGTTTTAAATGAAGTGTCCCGGCGTCATGCGCTTGGTCTTATCGGCGGCACCATCGCCATGTCCGCGGTTGCCATGCCCGTGTTTGCTGATGCGGCCAGCGTCGCTGCCAAGGTCAAAAAACTGACGGGCGGTGCCGGAACGGCGCAAGATGGTATCACGCTGGATCTCCCGGAAATCGCTGAAAACGGCAATGCCGTTAAAGTCGGTTTTGAAATTGACAGTCCCATGACCGAGGGGAGCTATGTTAAGGCCGTCCATGTGATGGCTGATGGCAATCCGGTGCCGGACGTGGCCAGTTTCAACTTCTCGCCTGCCAATGGCGTCTGCATGGCAACGACCCGTATGCGTCTCGCCAAGACACAGAACATCATTGTTCTGGCTGAGATGAGCGACGGCAGTTTCCGTCAGGCCCAGTCCCAGGTCAAGGTAACCATCGGCGGCTGCGGCGGCTGATCATTCAATCAGGAGTAAAACAATGGCTAAAGTAAAACCACGCGTTAAAGTCCCGAAGACAGCTGAAAAGGATGAGATCCTTGAGATCAAAGCTCTGATTGCGCACCCGATGCATACCGGCCGCGCCAAGGATAAACAGGGCAATGTCATCCCGCGCAAGATCATCAACAAGTTCAAGGTGCTGTTCGAGGGCAAGGAAGTCTTCTCTGTCGATATGGAGCCGGCTGTTTCGGCTAACCCATATGTCTCGTTTCCGTTCAAGGCCGAGAAATCAGGCACATTCGAATTTGTCTGGACGGAAGATGGCGGTGCCGAATTTACCGTCAGCAAGAAAATGGCGGTATCCTGATCAGGACACTCGTTAAAGCTTTCAGGGGGTAAGGAACATGCTGAAACAGGTAACACTCACAATCGCGGCGGGGCTCATCGCAGGAGTTGCTTTTGCGGCCGATACGCCGGATACGCCATTTCATAACGGAACGGCCAACATCATTGAGCCAGGCGATGAGAGCAATCCTTTGGGGGAACTCATCTCCGGATATGATTTTCGCCAGCCCGAGGTTCGTGAAATGCAGGATGATGAATTCTCAAACCCGGGTATGCTGACCGTTGAGCACGGGATGGACATCTGGGAGATGCCCGATGGCTCAAAGGGCAAATCCATGGCTGATATCTGGAAGAAATGCTCCGGTGTTGATGCTGAAGAGGCCGGTGCCGTCTATCCGCGTTACCATGACGGGGCGGGTAAGGTGATCTCGCTTGAGCAGCAGATCAACTATTGCCGCGAGAAATTCATGGGCGCTGAGCCCTATAAGTGGGAAAAAGCCGATATGCTGGGCATGACGGCCTTTATCCGTTACATGGCCAATGGCAAGCCTGTCAAAGTTGATATTTCAGGACCTGCCGCAACCACCTTTAAGAAGGGTGAAAAGCTCTATTATACGCGTCTTGGCCAGCTTGATGTGGCCTGTGCCCATTGCCATGAAACCAATTACGGCAGTTACATCCGCGCGGACATGCTCTCGCAGGGTCATACCAACGGCTTTCCGACCTATCGGGTGAAGTGGAACGGTATCGGTTCGGCCCAGCGCCGCTTTCGTGGCTGCAACAACAATATCCGTGCCACAAGGCTGCCCTACGGTCATGAAGACTATGTTGCGCTGGAGTTGTATCTGGCCTGGCGTGGCAGCGGACTCCCTGTCGAAACCCCGTCCGTCCGCCAGTAAAATAACATTCAGAAAGTCCTCCTGTCACAGCGCGGGGGGATTTTTTTCGATCTATATACATAACAAATGATATATGTATTAGCATGTTGAATTTATTATGTTTTGTCATGCTGGCGGACAGGCGAGCGCAACAGAAAGGGCGTCATGCTTGATATATCTATCGGAGCGGCAGTTATTGCAGGGGTCCTGAGCTTTTTCTCCCCCTGTGTTTTACCGATCGTCCCCGGTTATCTTGGCTATCTGAGCGGTTTAAGCAACGCCAACGGCGACACAGAGGTCGCTGCGACGACACAGCGGTTTCGGCTCGTCATGGCATCGGTGTTCTTCGTTGCCGGATTCATAACCATCTTCATGCTGATCGGCCTGTCTTCTTCATACCTTGGCAGCGTCATGGCACAAAGCATGCCGTGGCTGCAGCAGGTCGCCGGGGTGGCGATTATCATTCTCGGGCTGTATTTTCTCGGCCTTTTGCCGGTGGGGTTTCTAAGCCGCGATTTGCGTTTCATGCCGAATTTCAAATCCGGCGGCGTGATTTCAGCCTATCTGGTCGGGCTGGCTTTCGGATTCGGCTGGACACCGTGTGTGGGGC is part of the Parvularculales bacterium genome and harbors:
- a CDS encoding heme ABC transporter permease, which gives rise to MFDYLANPTRFLKIASVIEPLAWGVFILCGLAGLYYGFFDSPADYQQGETVRIMYIHVPAAWMALAGYLAMALGAFFFLVWRHPLADIASRAMALPGAGFALICLVTGAFWGRPMWGTWWVWDARLTSMLILFFLYIGYIALADGFERSERGSKSASVLLLVGVINLPIIKFSVDWWNTLHQGASVFRFGGPSIDPSMLTPLLLMAFAMLGWFVAISLGRMRVLLAERR
- a CDS encoding metalloregulator ArsR/SmtB family transcription factor; protein product: MDVIEQAKIERAAVIAQALSHEARLRICAMLLNGEASVTSLCERLGSPQHRVSQHLAILRRADIVTTRRQSRQIFYSLTDGLVAALVKTLLNRPNSERHSLKGLHFEAGRFAEAGRS
- a CDS encoding thioredoxin family protein, which gives rise to MKKHLDIFSGSWLKIMMAVAALLFCSAASSDVPSSTRMIMVTSAHCPWCHAFEEEVGQFYDRTPESKVYPILRVDITDQLPAEFADLDPSYYTPTFIFVRDGEEQGRIEGYPGQELWWWRIGEFLPE
- the soxX gene encoding sulfur oxidation c-type cytochrome SoxX is translated as MRKFLTLTALCFIAVSAHAAGNKVIEEGLVIYTITDDVSINDSLTGYAGDPANGRKVAIDRKKGNCLACHVMPISDQPYHGETGPSLFGVANRYSEGELRMLVVNSKVVNPDTMMPAFYRVSGFTRTGKKFVGKSIISAEEVEDVVAYLLTLNKDE
- the soxY gene encoding thiosulfate oxidation carrier protein SoxY, producing MKQRLVLNEVSRRHALGLIGGTIAMSAVAMPVFADAASVAAKVKKLTGGAGTAQDGITLDLPEIAENGNAVKVGFEIDSPMTEGSYVKAVHVMADGNPVPDVASFNFSPANGVCMATTRMRLAKTQNIIVLAEMSDGSFRQAQSQVKVTIGGCGG
- the soxZ gene encoding thiosulfate oxidation carrier complex protein SoxZ, encoding MAKVKPRVKVPKTAEKDEILEIKALIAHPMHTGRAKDKQGNVIPRKIINKFKVLFEGKEVFSVDMEPAVSANPYVSFPFKAEKSGTFEFVWTEDGGAEFTVSKKMAVS
- the soxA gene encoding sulfur oxidation c-type cytochrome SoxA, whose translation is MLKQVTLTIAAGLIAGVAFAADTPDTPFHNGTANIIEPGDESNPLGELISGYDFRQPEVREMQDDEFSNPGMLTVEHGMDIWEMPDGSKGKSMADIWKKCSGVDAEEAGAVYPRYHDGAGKVISLEQQINYCREKFMGAEPYKWEKADMLGMTAFIRYMANGKPVKVDISGPAATTFKKGEKLYYTRLGQLDVACAHCHETNYGSYIRADMLSQGHTNGFPTYRVKWNGIGSAQRRFRGCNNNIRATRLPYGHEDYVALELYLAWRGSGLPVETPSVRQ
- a CDS encoding cytochrome c biogenesis protein CcdA, whose amino-acid sequence is MLDISIGAAVIAGVLSFFSPCVLPIVPGYLGYLSGLSNANGDTEVAATTQRFRLVMASVFFVAGFITIFMLIGLSSSYLGSVMAQSMPWLQQVAGVAIIILGLYFLGLLPVGFLSRDLRFMPNFKSGGVISAYLVGLAFGFGWTPCVGPVLATIFLVISTSTEGGIGVGLLLAYGLGIGVPFVIVALFADLFIRRFSSMTTVMPVAKMVLGGLMVLTGLAMATGYLNRIGFWMLSQFSTFGAVG